The Calliphora vicina chromosome 3, idCalVici1.1, whole genome shotgun sequence genome contains a region encoding:
- the chb gene encoding CLIP-associating protein, with product MAYRKPNDLDGFIQLMPKADMRVKALLAEDLVTFLSDDTNSIICVDMGMLVDGLMPWLTGSHFKIAQKSLEAFTELIKRLGPDFNAYTATVLPHVIDRLGDSKDTVREKAQLLLQTLMEHKVLTPQVLLDKLAANCFKHKNAKVREEFLQTIVNTLNEYGTSQLSVRNYIQSICVLLGDPTVSVRDTAIQSLVEIYKHVGDRLRPDLRRMDDMPASKLAILEQKFDQIKGEGLLLKSAMLVTQTPSNNNNGHDEADNIVVRERPTKIVKRTVSAAMRSKNNIAADSASDAGAVTMEIFEASFEAVPQLNIFHPKDMDDIYKNVLSIIGDKNYDWDKRVDALKKVRSLLMLNIHSQPQFFTVQLKELSISFLDILKEELRSQVIREACITIAFLSKTLHQKLDKFCEYILEQLINLIQNSAKVIASSSSLALKYIIKYTHAPKLVRIIIETLQNSKSKDIRSSLCEILCLLCDEWPTKAMERSAPLLRDIIKKSMSDADSEARRHSRRAYWVFRRHFPDLADQIYGTLDIAAQRALERERDGGGGGGGGASEERRATVSTTSRIQRSPGAIQKPAPGMRSVSAVDTAAAQRAKARAQYAFLARKKAANTGTSTTNSAATGSLPRPRTGAGQQQQQATTQSSVNSGVSPRVRGRAGVSQSQPGSRSTSPSSKLREQHVIGSYYRPTGTIPKKASGIPRSLASSRETSPTRGGGGGGVIMKRSMYTTGNSRRTPERNQPTRQLAAARLLQQSRDAENALADALSPDGSGGDYASMGDYGRDRGGYSTGARMGRKLMSREESDDSEASSVCSERSFDSSYTRGNNSNYSLSGSRNRLDWSWVRPPFDDIDTIIQYCASTHWSERKDGLISLTHYLADGKELTPQQLQLVLDTFRKMFMDTHTKVYSLFLETVTELILAYANDLHDWLFILLTRLFNKLGTELLNSMHGKIWKTLQVVHEYFPTDLQMKDVFRILSDSAQTPCTKTRIAILKFLTSLANTYCKNTDFPGAEEGVVLPIVEKTLLKIVQMAGDQKSLELRNQSRHCLIALYNLNTPQMTKVLSTLPKGYQDSAKVCIQSHLRRSSTSGTNSPSSSPLSSSSPKPLQSPNVGGPFSSLQPQFTSPRSRQSSVTDNDLMLGYSEVDVQQNIQKTTEEIRNCFGGIENQYNSLANNSNGGGYNGHLSEALDSCASSNSKTQSATTTESNTPESTTMRLDGNLLEQHHKMTASTLGSGMGQTNSSSSSGANLKFSDNGEIILENGTQESEIIKVALNLTPDMAVPQVQGALANLGICIKSGNCELPNKHFRAIMKMLLNMLDASSNEVVVEALHVLSKILRRAQMKPNWINFVELILLKIINCYPKSKETMRELDMLIPRIVPALPLNLTINIVNPVIATGSYPVNLCALKLLTELADRHGSELNETQLDIVFPHLARLTDDYQSMVRKAAVFCIVKLYIVMGEEKVKPKLTMLNPSKVRLLNVYIEKQRGVSSGGGSSTKNSSASSS from the coding sequence atggcaTACAGAAAGCCAAACGATTTGGATGGTTTCATACAGTTGATGCCGAAGGCCGATATGCGAGTTAAGGCTCTGTTGGCAGAAGATCTAGTTACATTCCTAAGCGATGATACCAATTCGATAATATGCGTTGACATGGGCATGTTAGTTGATGGTCTAATGCCCTGGCTGACTGGAAGTCATTTTAAAATTGCACAAAAGTCGTTGGAAGCATTTACGGAACTCATTAAACGGCTAGGTCCGGACTTCAACGCCTACACCGCAACAGTTTTGCCGCATGTGATCGATCGTCTGGGTGATAGCAAGGATACAGTTCGCGAAAAGGCTCAGCTGCTATTGCAAACATTAATGGAACACAAAGTTCTCACACCTCAGGTTTTGCTCGACAAATTGGCGGCTAATTGCTTTAAGCACAAAAATGCAAAGGTTCGCGAGGAATTTCTTCAGACAATTGTAAATACGCTAAATGAGTATGGGACATCGCAGTTGAGCGTACGCAATTACATTCAGTCTATATGCGTGTTACTTGGGGATCCTACGGTGTCGGTTCGTGACACAGCTATACAGTCATTAGTCGAAATATACAAACATGTTGGTGATCGTTTGCGACCAGATTTGCGCCGAATGGATGATATGCCAGCTTCAAAGTTGGCCATACTGGAGCAAAAATTTGATCAAATCAAAGGTGAGGGGCTACTGCTCAAATCGGCCATGCTTGTAACCCAGACTccaagtaataataataatggacACGATGAGGCCGACAACATTGTAGTTCGTGAACGGCCAACGAAAATAGTTAAACGTACTGTGTCCGCCGCTATGCGCTCTAAAAATAATATAGCTGCAGATAGCGCTTCTGATGCTGGGGCCGTTACAATGGAAATTTTTGAGGCTTCGTTTGAGGCCGTACCACAGTTGAATATCTTTCATCCCAAAGACATGGAcgacatttataaaaatgtattgtcGATAATCGGAGACAAAAACTATGACTGGGATAAGCGTGTCGATGCTTTAAAGAAAGTTCGTTCGCTTCTGATGTTGAATATACATTCACAGCCTCAATTCTTTACGGTTCAGCTAAAAGAACTGTCAATATCATTTctagatattttaaaggaagAGCTGCGCTCACAAGTTATTCGAGAGGCGTGCATTACAATTGCCTTTCTGTCAAAAACCCTTCATCAAAAGCTGGACAAGTTCTGCGAGTACATTTTAGAGCAGTTAATAAATCTGATACAGAATTCGGCTAAAGTCATTGCATCATCTTCGTCTCTTGCGCTGAAATATATCATCAAGTACACACATGCTCCTAAGCTGGTCAGAATTATTATAGAAACACTGCAGAACTCTAAATCGAAGGATATTCGATCATCACTGTGTGAAATATTGTGTTTACTGTGTGATGAGTGGCCAACTAAAGCGATGGAACGAAGTGCTCCTCTTCTGCGCGACATAATTAAGAAGTCAATGAGCGATGCCGACAGTGAGGCGCGACGTCATTCGCGTCGTGCATATTGGGTGTTCCGTCGTCACTTTCCAGATTTGGCTGATCAAATCTACGGTACTCTGGATATTGCGGCTCAAAGAGCTCTCGAAAGAGAAAGAGATGGCGGGGGTGGTGGAGGAGGCGGTGCATCAGAAGAAAGACGCGCGACCGTTTCTACGACTTCACGTATTCAACGTTCGCCAGGTGCAATTCAGAAACCGGCTCCTGGTATGCGAAGTGTGTCGGCTGTTGATACAGCAGCTGCGCAGCGTGCCAAAGCGCGTGCTCAATACGCATTCCTAGCACGTAAAAAAGCCGCAAACACCGGCACGTCTACTACGAATAGTGCTGCTACAGGATCGCTGCCTCGTCCCCGAACTGGCGCTggtcaacagcaacaacaagcaACGACTCAATCAAGTGTGAATAGCGGCGTCTCCCCTCGTGTCCGTGGCAGGGCTGGAGTATCTCAATCTCAACCTGGATCTAGGTCCACCTCACCAAGTTCGAAGTTGCGCGAGCAACATGTAATTGGTTCGTATTATAGGCCGACGggaacaattccaaaaaaagcTTCGGGCATTCCCAGATCATTGGCCAGTTCCCGAGAGACAAGTCCCACAAGGGGTGGAGGCGGCGGTGGTGTTATCATGAAGCGCAGCATGTACACTACGGGAAACTCTCGCCGGACTCCGGAACGTAATCAACCTACAAGGCAACTGGCTGCAGCTCGATTGCTTCAACAAAGTAGGGATGCTGAAAATGCTCTTGCTGATGCCTTGTCACCTGACGGCAGCGGAGGCGACTATGCATCGATGGGCGATTACGGTCGGGACCGTGGTGGCTACTCGACCGGAGCCCGCATGGGAAGGAAGTTAATGTCCCGCGAGGAATCAGATGATTCCGAAGCATCATCTGTGTGTTCTGAGCGATCATTTGACTCCTCGTACACTCGAGGCAACAACTCAAATTATTCACTGTCGGGATCGAGAAACCGACTCGACTGGAGTTGGGTTAGGCCACCATTCGATGATATCGATACCATTATCCAGTACTGTGCCTCCACACATTGGTCCGAGCGTAAAGATGGCCTCATTAGTCTCACACATTACCTCGCTGACGGCAAAGAGTTAACACCGCAACAATTGCAGTTGGTTCTTGATACGTTCCGTAAAATGTTTATGGATACACACACCAAAGTCTACTCGCTTTTCCTTGAGACGGTCACCGAACTTATATTGGCATATGCTAACGATCTTCATGACTGGCTGTTCATACTGTTGACACGTCTATTTAACAAGCTGGGCACAGAGCTGTTGAACTCGATGCATGGTAAAATCTGGAAGACTTTACAAGTAGTTCATGAATACTTTCCAACCGATCTCCAAATGAAAGACGTCTTCCGCATCTTGTCTGATTCTGCACAGACTCCTTGTACAAAGACACGCATAGCAATACTAAAGTTTCTCACAAGTTTGGCCAATACGTATTGCAAAAATACAGATTTTCCTGGTGCTGAAGAAGGCGTTGTTCTACCGATTGTCGAAAAGACACTCTTAAAAATCGTTCAAATGGCCGGCGACCAAAAAAGCCTCGAACTGCGGAATCAGTCTCGTCACTGTCTCATAGCTCTGTACAATCTCAACACACCCCAGATGACTAAAGTGTTGTCTACTCTCCCCAAAGGCTATCAGGACTCTGCCAAGGTTTGCATACAGTCTCATTTGCGTCGTAGCAGCACATCGGGCACAAATTCACCCTCATCATCTCCACTCTCGAGCTCCAGTCCCAAACCTCTGCAAAGCCCCAATGTAGGTGGTCCATTTTCTTCTCTGCAGCCCCAATTCACTAGTCCTCGTTCACGCCAGTCTTCAGTCACAGATAACGATTTGATGCTCGGATACTCGGAGGTCGATGTCCAACAGAACATACAAAAGACAACCGAGGAGATACGCAATTGCTTTGGCGGCATAGAAAATCAGTATAACTCGTTGGCCAACAATTCAAATGGCGGCGGTTATAACGGCCATTTAAGCGAAGCCCTCGATTCATGTGCCTCGTCTAACTCGAAGACGCAGTCGGCCACCACAACCGAGTCCAATACGCCAGAGAGCACAACAATGCGCCTAGATGGCAATTTATTGGAACAACATCACAAAATGACAGCCAGTACACTTGGTTCCGGTATGGGACAAACAAATAGTTCTTCTTCGTCTGGAGCAAATCTGAAATTTTCCGACAACGGGGAAATAATACTCGAAAATGGCACCCAAGAGAGTGAAATCATTAAAGTGGCACTCAACCTAACACCTGACATGGCAGTACCTCAGGTCCAGGGCGCCCTTGCAAATCTGGGTATATGCATAAAAAGCGGCAACTGTGAATTGCCTAATAAGCACTTCCGTGCCATCATGAAAATGCTGCTGAACATGCTGGATGCCAGCTCAAATGAGGTAGTGGTAGAGGCTCTCCATGTCCTCTCTAAAATACTTCGCCGGGCACAAATGAAGCCCAATTGGATAAACTTTGTCGAACTGATACTGCTAAAGATCATCAACTGCTATCCAAAGAGCAAGGAAACAATGCGCGAACTAGACATGCTAATACCCCGAATTGTACCAGCTCTGCCTCTAAATTTGACTATTAACATAGTGAATCCTGTGATTGCAACGGGCTCGTATCCAGTGAACCTGTGTGCCTTGAAATTGCTAACCGAACTGGCCGATCGCCATGGTTCGGAGTTGAACGAGACACAGCTCGACATTGTCTTTCCCCATTTGGCGCGACTCACAGACGACTATCAGTCTATGGTTCGAAAAGCAGCCGTCTTTTGTATTGTCAAACTGTACATTGTAATGGGCGAGGAGAAGGTCAAGCCAAAGTTGACTATGTTGAATCCCAGCAAAGTTCGCCTCCTGAATGTGTACATTGAGAAGCAGCGCGGTGTCTCCAGCGGAGGCGGCAGTTCAACCAAAAACTCGTCAGCATCGTCTTCATGA
- the Cdc37 gene encoding hsp90 co-chaperone Cdc37, which produces MVDYSKWKNIEISDDEDDTHPNIDTPSLFRWRHQARVERMAELEQEKDELKKTKQSWQARLIDCKERIKNKKGNEDELKKELEKLEKEGKDLDRKEEELLNKEKKMPWNVDTISKPGFAKTVLNKQPTRQPDENLTEEEKEARMKKFVKENEKLCKQYGMLRKYDDSRRFLQDHLDLVCEETANYLVIWSINLEMDEKHELMAHVAHQCICMQYILELAKQLEVDPRACVGSFFSKIQNCVPEYRQQFESEIDGFKERIKKRAQEKIKEAIAEAEEEERKERLGPGGLDPVEVFEALPDELKKCFESRDTELLQKTIAEMPVEEAKYHMKRCVDSGLWVPNAADLNEGPAEESTSTVEETKTEDKKSDMEKEPIYTGVSSDDLD; this is translated from the exons ATGGTAGACTACAGCAAATGGAAAAACATTGAG aTATCCGATGATGAAGATGACACTCATCCAAACATTGACACACCTTCACTGTTCCGGTGGCGTCATCAGGCACGTGTTGAACGAATGGCCGAATTGGAACAAGAAAAAGATGAGTTGAAGAAGACAAAGCAATCTTGGCAGGCCCGATTGATTGATTGTAAAGAGcgcataaaaaacaaaaaaggaaatgaAGACGAACTAAAGAAAGAATTGGAGAAACTGGAAAAAGAAGGCAAAGATTTGGATCGTAAAGAGGAAGAGCtgttaaataaagaaaagaaaatgccATGGAATGTGGATACTATTAGTAAGCCTGGTTTCGCAAAGACTGTGCTAAACAAACAACCAACCCGGCAACCAGATGAGAATCTTACCGAAGAGGAGAAAGAGGCCAGGATGAAAAAGTTTGTCAAGGAAAATGAAAAGTTATGCAAGCAATACGGTATGTTGCGCAAATATGATGATTCCAGGCGGTTTCTTCAAGACCACCTTGATTTGGTGTGTGAGGAGACTGCAAACTATTTGGTGATATGGTCCATCAATTTGGAGATGGATGAAAAACATGAATTGATGGCCCATGTGGCTCATCAGTGTATATGCATGCAGTATATTTTGgagttggccaaacaattagAAGTTGATCCACGAGCCTGTGTGGGGtcatttttctcaaaaattcaaaactgtGTGCCCGAGTACCGACAACAATTTGAAAGTGAAATTGACGGTTTCAAAGAACGCATTAAGAAGAGGGCTcaggaaaaaattaaagaagcCATAGCAGAAGCGGAAGAAGAAGAACGTAAAGAACGTTTGGGTCCCGGTGGTTTAGATCCCGTCGAAGTTTTTGAAGCACTACCAGAT GAATTGAAGAAATGCTTTGAAAGTCGTGATACTGAACTATTGCAAAAAACTATTGCAGAGATGCCAGTAGAAGAAGCTAAATATCACATGAAACGATGTGTAGATTCTGGTTTATGGGTTCCAAATGCTGCCGATTTAAATGAGGGGCCTGCAGAAGAATCAACATCGACCGTTGAAGAAACAAAAACCGAAGATAAAAAGTCTGACATGGAAAAAGAGCCAATATATACTGGCGTCAGTTCAGACGATTTAGATTGA